A DNA window from Drosophila biarmipes strain raj3 chromosome 2R, RU_DBia_V1.1, whole genome shotgun sequence contains the following coding sequences:
- the LOC108036228 gene encoding superoxide dismutase [Mn], mitochondrial: MFVARRISQSASLAVRGKHTLPKLPYDYAALEPIICREIMELHHQKHHQTYVNNLNAAEEQLEEAKSKSDTTKLIQLAPALRFNGGGHINHTIFWQNLSPNKSQPSEDLKKAIESQWKSFEEFKKELSTLTVAVQGSGWGWLGYNKKSGKLQLAALPNQDPLEASTGLIPLFGIDVWEHAYYLQYKNVRPSYVEAIWDIANWDDISCRFQEAKKLSC, from the exons ATGTTTGTGGCCCGTAGAATTTCGCAATCGGCAAG CCTGGCGGTGCGCGGCAAGCACACCCTGCCCAAGCTGCCCTACGACTACGCCGCCCTGGAGCCCATCATCTGCCGGGAGATCATGGAGCTGCACCACCAGAAGCACCACCAGACCTATGTAAACAATCTGAACGCCGccgaggagcagctggaggaggcCAAGTCGAAGAGCGACACCACCAAGCTGATCCAGCTGGCTCCGGCCCTGCGCTTCAATGGCGGCGGCCACATCAACCACACCATCTTCTGGCAGAACCTCTCGCCCAACAAGAGCCAGCCCAGCGAGGACCTGAAGAAGGCCATCGAGTCGCAGTGGAAGAGCTTCGAGGagttcaagaaggagctgagCACCCTGACCGTGGCCGTCCAGGGCTCCGGCTGGGGCTGGCTGGGCTACAACAAGAAGTCCGGCAAACTGCAGCTGGCCGCCCTGCCCAACCAGGATCCCCTGGAGGCCTCCACGGGCCTCATCCCCCTCTTCGGCATCGACGTCTGGGAGCACGCCTACTATCTGCAGTATAAGAACGTGCGACCCTCCTACGTGGAGGCCATCTGGGACATCGCCAACTGGGACGACATCTCGTGCCGCTTCCAGGAGGCCAAGAAGCTCAGCTGCTAA
- the LOC108036376 gene encoding mitochondrial sodium/calcium exchanger protein isoform X1: MADNFKGIPNAMDTEFDNFWNKVSCFAAANFPFEERCEFVRNAVDCNTSTNVVPYMTLLACELKCVNKFQEMIFISLFMMLGFQILILLIYTINDYYTPALKAVSRLLHMNEHLAGVTLMAFGNSSADLFSNLASVKRHVPVLANSLSSALFVTMISGGLICFMTPFKMNAYETVRDILFLILGTFLMDYFTSSSGVVKNEWHFSLVALVYVSYIIINVADVYLLRRTLKSTEIKIQSLMGKEQTPKTLEKIRKLEEKYDYYSQDGQVEIYERNSKVSQQDKIRYTTLRMVRDSRVSVNRGLTRFKRHDITQPKNRGLFRDFVLALRPFKCVAWRKADMLERTLLLIRTPAVILCTLYIPLVDYELDKHGWNKLLNCLHVILNPALSIAVFMSVLNTKGNTLWYIALQQQMVYGAYSLVLTVPFAIFILVKSRTDVPPSYHWLFTLMNLTGSMFIIFICATEIDKVLEVIGNIMSIDDDFMGATVKAFTGNLSSIFANTAVAAHGYPKMAFASAIGGSFFTIVVTGNTVIYVRSLVGHDVNTRNQMEEYGFSAFLFLNIGLFTILLWSTTLGFFARRSMGLYSIALYSIYLTFAILVHEKVIHSFADAPQISAAFGDI; encoded by the exons ATGGCAGACAACTTCAAGGGTATCCCCAACGCAATGGACACGGAGTTCGACAACTTTTGGAATAAGGTTAGCTGCTTTGCGGCCGCAAACTTTCCCTTCGAGGAGCGGTGCGAGTTCGTCAGAAACGCCGTCGACTGCAATACGAGTACGAATGTGGTGCCTTACATGACTCTCCTGGCCTGCGAGCTGAAGTGCGTTAATAAATTCCAGGAAATGATCTTTATAAGCTTGTTCATGATGCTGGGCTTCCAGATTCTGATTTTACTGATCTACACGATCAATGATTA CTATACTCCTGCTCTCAAGGCCGTTTCGCGGTTACTTCACATGAACGAGCACTTGGCGGGAGTCACCCTGATGGCGTTTGGGAACAGTTCCGCCGACCTCTTCTCAAACCTGGCCAGTGTTAAGAGACATGTGCCAGTGCTCGCCAACAGCTTGTCCTCAGCCCTGTTTGTGACCATGATTTCCGGGGGCCTAATTTGCTTTATGACGCCCTTCAAGATGAACGCTTACGAAACCGTCCGAgacattttatttcttattcttGGGACCTTTTTGATGGATTACTTTACGTCTTCAAGTGGAGTTGTAAAGAACGAGTGGCATTTTTCAC TCGTGGCCTTGGTCTACGTCTCctacattattattaatgttgCAGATGTTTATTTACTGCGGAGGACATTAAAAT CAACGGAGATCAAAATTCAAAGCCTAATGGGAAAAGAACAAACGCCGAAAACCCTAGAAAAAATTCGAAAACTAGAAGAAAAGTACGATTACTATTCACAAGATGGGCAAGTGGAGATTTATGAGCGAAACAGCAAAGTCTCGCAGCAAGACAAAATAAGGTACACCACACTGCGAATGGTCCGAGATTCTCGTGTCAGCGTTAACCGGGGCTTAACCAGATTTAAGAGGCACGACATCACCCAGCCGAAGAACAGGGGGCTCTTCAGGGATTTCGTCCTGGCACTGAGGCCCTTTAAGTGTGTAGCCTGGCGGAAGGCCGACATGCTGGAGCGGACGCTACTGTTGATCAGGACCCCGGCCGTGATCCTCTGCACCCTCTACATTCCGCTGGTGGACTATGAGCTGGACAAACATGGCTGGAACAAGCTACTAAACTGCCTTCATGTGATACTAAATCCTGCCCTGTCCATAGCAGTCTTCATGT CTGTTCTAAATACTAAAGGAAACACTTTGTGGTACATTGCCCTGCAGCAGCAAATGGTCTATGGGGCGTATTCCCTTGTTCTTACCgtgccatttgccattttcaTTCTCGTTAAATCTCGGACAGATGTGCCGCCTTCATATCACTGG TTATTTACGCTGATGAATCTGACTGGATCTATGTTCATAATCTTCATTTGCGCCACGGAAATCGATAAGGTACTGGAAGTGATTGGAAATATAATGTCCATAGATGACGACTTCATGGGCGCTACGGTAAAGGCTTTTACTGGGAATCTGAGCAGTATTTTTGCCAACACCGCTGTGGCCGCTCACGGCTATCCGAAAATGGCTTTTGCATCCGCCATTGGAGGATCTTTTTTCA CTATTGTTGTAACTGGAAACACTGTGATTTACGTAAGAAGTCTGGTCGGTCACGACGTTAATACTCGTAACCAGATGGAAGAGTATGGTTTTTCGGCTTTCTTATTCCTAAATATCGGTCTGTTCACCATTCTGCTGTGGTCCACAACGCTGGGATTTTTTGCACGCCGCTCCATGGGATTGTATTCGATTGCCCTGTACAGCATCTATCTAACTTTCGCCATTTTGGTGCATGAGAAAGTAATTCATTCGTTCGCTGACGCCCCTCAGATTTCAGCTGCATTTGGAGATATTTAG
- the LOC108036376 gene encoding mitochondrial sodium/calcium exchanger protein isoform X2 — protein MNEHLAGVTLMAFGNSSADLFSNLASVKRHVPVLANSLSSALFVTMISGGLICFMTPFKMNAYETVRDILFLILGTFLMDYFTSSSGVVKNEWHFSLVALVYVSYIIINVADVYLLRRTLKSTEIKIQSLMGKEQTPKTLEKIRKLEEKYDYYSQDGQVEIYERNSKVSQQDKIRYTTLRMVRDSRVSVNRGLTRFKRHDITQPKNRGLFRDFVLALRPFKCVAWRKADMLERTLLLIRTPAVILCTLYIPLVDYELDKHGWNKLLNCLHVILNPALSIAVFMSVLNTKGNTLWYIALQQQMVYGAYSLVLTVPFAIFILVKSRTDVPPSYHWLFTLMNLTGSMFIIFICATEIDKVLEVIGNIMSIDDDFMGATVKAFTGNLSSIFANTAVAAHGYPKMAFASAIGGSFFTIVVTGNTVIYVRSLVGHDVNTRNQMEEYGFSAFLFLNIGLFTILLWSTTLGFFARRSMGLYSIALYSIYLTFAILVHEKVIHSFADAPQISAAFGDI, from the exons ATGAACGAGCACTTGGCGGGAGTCACCCTGATGGCGTTTGGGAACAGTTCCGCCGACCTCTTCTCAAACCTGGCCAGTGTTAAGAGACATGTGCCAGTGCTCGCCAACAGCTTGTCCTCAGCCCTGTTTGTGACCATGATTTCCGGGGGCCTAATTTGCTTTATGACGCCCTTCAAGATGAACGCTTACGAAACCGTCCGAgacattttatttcttattcttGGGACCTTTTTGATGGATTACTTTACGTCTTCAAGTGGAGTTGTAAAGAACGAGTGGCATTTTTCAC TCGTGGCCTTGGTCTACGTCTCctacattattattaatgttgCAGATGTTTATTTACTGCGGAGGACATTAAAAT CAACGGAGATCAAAATTCAAAGCCTAATGGGAAAAGAACAAACGCCGAAAACCCTAGAAAAAATTCGAAAACTAGAAGAAAAGTACGATTACTATTCACAAGATGGGCAAGTGGAGATTTATGAGCGAAACAGCAAAGTCTCGCAGCAAGACAAAATAAGGTACACCACACTGCGAATGGTCCGAGATTCTCGTGTCAGCGTTAACCGGGGCTTAACCAGATTTAAGAGGCACGACATCACCCAGCCGAAGAACAGGGGGCTCTTCAGGGATTTCGTCCTGGCACTGAGGCCCTTTAAGTGTGTAGCCTGGCGGAAGGCCGACATGCTGGAGCGGACGCTACTGTTGATCAGGACCCCGGCCGTGATCCTCTGCACCCTCTACATTCCGCTGGTGGACTATGAGCTGGACAAACATGGCTGGAACAAGCTACTAAACTGCCTTCATGTGATACTAAATCCTGCCCTGTCCATAGCAGTCTTCATGT CTGTTCTAAATACTAAAGGAAACACTTTGTGGTACATTGCCCTGCAGCAGCAAATGGTCTATGGGGCGTATTCCCTTGTTCTTACCgtgccatttgccattttcaTTCTCGTTAAATCTCGGACAGATGTGCCGCCTTCATATCACTGG TTATTTACGCTGATGAATCTGACTGGATCTATGTTCATAATCTTCATTTGCGCCACGGAAATCGATAAGGTACTGGAAGTGATTGGAAATATAATGTCCATAGATGACGACTTCATGGGCGCTACGGTAAAGGCTTTTACTGGGAATCTGAGCAGTATTTTTGCCAACACCGCTGTGGCCGCTCACGGCTATCCGAAAATGGCTTTTGCATCCGCCATTGGAGGATCTTTTTTCA CTATTGTTGTAACTGGAAACACTGTGATTTACGTAAGAAGTCTGGTCGGTCACGACGTTAATACTCGTAACCAGATGGAAGAGTATGGTTTTTCGGCTTTCTTATTCCTAAATATCGGTCTGTTCACCATTCTGCTGTGGTCCACAACGCTGGGATTTTTTGCACGCCGCTCCATGGGATTGTATTCGATTGCCCTGTACAGCATCTATCTAACTTTCGCCATTTTGGTGCATGAGAAAGTAATTCATTCGTTCGCTGACGCCCCTCAGATTTCAGCTGCATTTGGAGATATTTAG
- the LOC108036379 gene encoding uncharacterized protein LOC108036379, producing the protein MCAFGYLLFFALLLTTILVLSIIFATTSKRSMLDSFILVFNYTQEEQPDQEMQQQQQPMDYQQQPQMFLKQKIL; encoded by the coding sequence ATGTGCGCTTTTGGTTACCTATTGTTTTTCGCCCTATTGTTAACCACAATTCTGGTGCTGTCCATCATATTTGCCACCACCTCGAAGCGATCCATGCTGGATAGCTTCATACTAGTATTCAATTACACACAAGAAGAGCAGCCAGACCAagaaatgcagcagcagcaacagcccaTGGACTATCAGCAGCAACCACAGATGTTCTTGAAACAGAAAATATTATGA